The sequence ATCTACCATGACATATGAATTAAACATCAGAGCAAGACACCCAGCTACTGGTATTTAGAATCATAAAAAGGGGTGGTAGAAAcgataaatataaaatcaaaatttggTCACTCATCCATCTGCAATCCAATGTAAGGTGGGTGGCATAGGCAACTGATGAACTGCTTGTGCTCGTTATCCAAAATTATTGCTTGATCAACTTCGATTTCTGGGAGACCAGACAGATTTATCTTTCTTTGCTAGGTAACTGGTTAACATCTGCAACCACCAACACATATGGATGTATTTGACAGACAGCATTTATGCCTCGATGGGGTTATGTGTCAGAAAGCAAGTCTTCAGTCCCAGTCAATTTTGCAAACTCATTCTCATTAATAGCTCCCTTTTTTAGCTTTTTCAATAGGCGGTACTCCCTCGTAATCTCATCTTCATCTTCAACCAACTGTATAGCACGTCTCTGTTTGGCAGTTTTCTTTCTCATGGCAGTTGCTGAATTTGCTTCTTTTTTACGTCTCTGTGCCTTCTGTTCCTCTTGTTGTGCCATTGCATCCCTTTTCACTTGcaaattcttctttctttgcTTCTCTCTGGACTTGTCCCTGAGTAGAAAAGGTAACGGCTAAATCTCAAAGGCCATGATTCCACAAGAAGTTAAATATTTAGTGACCAGTACTTTGGGTTACACATTGGCACGGCCCTGagaaaaatataatgataatgaCAAAACACACTGAAACTGTCTAATTTGTAGGATTCCAACAATTAACTTACTTATACTTGATATCGTCCAGGTTGATATCTGTAACAGAAGTAAATCCCTTCGTAGAAAGAGAATGATGCTTCACCTCAGGCACAGAAGGAAGCTGCAAAAGACCATATCCCATGCCTAACTTTCCAATCTCAAGCTCCTTCCACCTGTAAATAGAGAACTAAGTTGAAGAGATGGAATATAACAATAATGTCATATTGCATCATGGCCTCAACTTACCTCAAAATGTAAGAGCAGTTATGCTCTTTATATGCACGGATGTATGACACAAAGGCTCTGAGTCCTTTCTCCATTACATCACGATCTTTCTTTGCTGCTGCTCGTATCTGGAAAAAAGAAATATCAGTAACAAACAGATTCATTAGTCAACTGCAgcatcttctttaaaaaaaatggaaactACACAACTCTGGATCTTATTATGTTGAACTCTAATTAGAATTTTTGAGCTGATGATCCTCAAAGTACTAACTCATGGCCCTGGAGGAACATATGCATATCAAAGTACATGTTGGAAGTGATTTGTTTTGTGTGGCTAGTTACAAGAAAGGCATGCTTGACACAAGACAACCTTCAGAAAAGAGGTTCTCAGCTCTGTAACAGGTTTGCATATTTGTGGAACAAATTCAGATGGTTTAATTGTTCTGTCCCATTGTTTCACAACTTTGGACTTATTTCTCAATATGATGGGTTTACAATGGACAATGCCTGAAGACACAATTGATTTGATGAGAAGCTGGTATAGAAGGGACTTGTCAAAAGAACAACATAAATGGCGGAGAACTATCCCATCTACCATGTGCTGGACTGTTTGGAAAGAGAGAAATACAAGAAGCTTTGAAGATATGGCTAGCTCTATtttttttgaaaggaaaaaaacaaagaactgtatacttttgttttctttttggtgTAAAGAGGTTTGATTAACGATGCAAAATCTCTGTTGCGCACATTTGAATCCATGCTGATTTGATGTAAAGCTGGAGCTTTTTGTAAATATTCAAGCACAATTCGTATTGCATTTATATGACGTACCTTTTTCtcagttttttttaaaaagcaactAGACAAACTAGAGGAATGAAAGCATTTGCACTACGAAGCAAGGGGAAAGAGAATTATGGCACAATGGGCAATGGCATAATTTAATTCTTACTTCATCAATAATATCGGGAGCGTCAAAGGCACATTCCCCCTCTTCTAAGTAAACATCTTTTAAACGCAAGAACTCCACATATGCTTCCTCCTAAAAAGACAAAGACAGATCATAGTTAATACGTAGGTTGGGAGTAACCCTGGTAGACAATATATTCAAACAGCCTCCAAGAAGTTTGATACACTATAGAAGTGCAAGACCTGACCTTTGGTAATAGAAAAACAACAGCACTTCCTTGTCGACCCAGCCTAGCTGTTCGGCCTACTCTATGTATAAACATTTTATCATCCTGAGGGGGGTCGTACTGCAcaagaaacaaataaaagaaaatacatccATGTAAGTTCCAACTGTCTGTTATCATGCTCATAATCACATGCACGACTAACTATTGAACAACATTTTATTAGGGGAGTGGTGGTTCATATTTTTTCCACAAACCTCCATCTGTAAACCTGTTAATGAAGAATTCAGTGCCTTTGGTGTGGTTACCGGGTGTGCATAGAAGGCCCAAAAGCATTTATGGTTGGCATTTCAAAAACAGGTGAAATATATTTCCtgaattatttttagattttgcaaAAACTGAAAAACTTTTTCTCTGGTGTTTGACCAAATCAAATTTTCAGAAAAATTGaagagtttcttgaaatgatTTTGCAACACTTCATGAAAACAAATGCCAACTAGATCGTTCCTAAACATAATACATATTCTCTAAATGCTGTCGTGTGActcatatataaaccatgtaaCTTTTTTTATAATGATATCATGTTATTGAATAGGGGAAGGCAACAGTCAACAACGTGTAATACTAACTTGACTACAAGGGAGTTAAGTAACCTTTatctcacaaaaagaaaaaaaaatgactaCTAGGGAGTTTCTAGATCTGCTGCACACATTCTCAGTTCTTTAAGTTCGGGTGGTGGAGTGATAAAGTAAGAAGCCCTTCCCATCTCTCCAACCCCCCAAAACCAACCAAGAAAAAGGGGAAAGAAACAAGATAATGAGTTCATTAGCCAAAAATATTATGCCCACAAGAAAGTACCTGTATAATATAATCAACACCTGCAATATCAAGGCCACGTGCTGCTACATCTGTGCATAAAAGAATACCACTGGAAAGAGCAGTAAACGATGCTAGTGCTTTCTCCCTTGCACTCTACAAAAGTTTTAAGACAGTAAATTTCTTGAGCTGCTAGAACACGTTCATAAAATGATAGACCTTCATTAAGAATTTCATAAGATAAAAGGCCTTTATATTTAAAATGTCGACAAATGTACCTGCTTCATCTTTCCATGAAGAGAGATTAACAAAAAACTTTTCAGACAAGAGAGACGTGGAAGAACAGTTCCCCAATAATCAACACAAGCACAAGTCATGAAATAGCTGCAAAAGTAAAAATTATCAAGTACCGAACAGGCGAACACCAAAATAATCTCCTACCAGCTATGCATATAAAATTAATATCTATATACAATTCGGGAATCCGGGAAAGTTAGCTCACATTATAATTTTCTTTGACTTGTTCTTCATTATGAGATGTACAAGCTGCGATGATTTCTTGTCCGCTTCGCATTCAAGATACTGTCAAATTGAAGAAATTCTAGAATATGGTAACATGCACCTAGACATAAATAATCTTCATTTGGAATAAACGAACACTCTGGAACAGTGGGAAATACCTCAATATGAAGTCCAGAAGGTGTTTTTGACGAGGTCAAATTTACTGACGCAGAACCACTCAACTGTTTTGCTTCTGCCCGAACTTCAACCCTGACAGGATTTCTTAATCCTGCCTTTGATAGTTCTTCAACAGCCTCAGTTTGAGTAGCAGAGAAGAGACCCGTTCTACGAAGCTTAGGTAAATGAGAAATGATTGAATTTATCTGCTTCTCGAATCCCATGCCTAATAGCCTATCAGCCTCATCTAATATCAGGATCTGTACAAGTGATATGGTGGTTGCTGAGTGGCTAATTAAGATGCAGTATGTCATATCAATACAAAATACCGAACACCATGGACAAAAGAAAGGTTGGGGAAAGGGGGAGGACTCAACACACAGTGTTCCATTTATTGACAGCCAATAGACTTGCTTGTACGAACAAGTAGAAAGTCAGAGACTAAACAAAGTTTTAGAAGATGCAGGAAATCAGAGACCACTTAGGTCAGAATGTGATTATAGGCAATCATGTACAAACTTATGATGTAAAATGGTGATAAAACTTAACTCCATTTGGTAAGGCTGAACTTAGCATTACTCTAGCGCACAAATGGAAAGCTTTACATAAATTTAGCACAAAAGTATGTAGTTAAATTGTTTTAACATAGGGCATCTggcacttttattttcttttttaaagtatcataagaaaaaaataaattatcatcttTCAAGATAAAAGAATTGATACTTCTAAATTCCCAAGCAAACTTTATCTTTAAGAGTAAACAAATGGTTAGCAGCTAAACATATACAGCAGAACCCCAGCAAACGAATTTGATACTCCTTAAATTCCCAAGCAAACTTCATCTTTTGAAGTAAGCAAATAGTTAACAGCTTAAAAATCACTGTAGCACTTGAGCACAAAGCTCTTTGTTTTCAACTGAATGAGGCATGAAAGTTTGAAACCTCAAGATCCCGAAAGTCCAGTATATCCATGCGCTCCATTATGTCATATAGCCTCCCAGGCGTACCGATCAACAAATTTGCTCCTTCCTCCTCTATCTTTCTGATATCTGCCTTTACTTCTACTCCCCCAACAAGGAGCATAGGCCTAACATTTGCTAAGGTGGAAATGAACGGTTGAGCAACGTGAAATATTTGTGATGACAACTCCCTGGTGGGTGATATAATTATACCCATTACCTGCAAGGGCACCAAAGAGACGGACGGCTAAACACAAGAAGAAAACAACATAGAATTAAAGGAAGAAACA comes from Capsicum annuum cultivar UCD-10X-F1 chromosome 2, UCD10Xv1.1, whole genome shotgun sequence and encodes:
- the LOC107859436 gene encoding DEAD-box ATP-dependent RNA helicase 18, which translates into the protein MASANQNKALTNTRFSDLEPPLSAPVLEALTNSGFEFCTPVQAATIPLLCSYKDVTVDAATGSGKTLAFVLPLVEILRRSTSNLKPHKVMGIIISPTRELSSQIFHVAQPFISTLANVRPMLLVGGVEVKADIRKIEEEGANLLIGTPGRLYDIMERMDILDFRDLEILILDEADRLLGMGFEKQINSIISHLPKLRRTGLFSATQTEAVEELSKAGLRNPVRVEVRAEAKQLSGSASVNLTSSKTPSGLHIEYLECEADKKSSQLVHLIMKNKSKKIIIYFMTCACVDYWGTVLPRLSCLKSFLLISLHGKMKQSAREKALASFTALSSGILLCTDVAARGLDIAGVDYIIQYDPPQDDKMFIHRVGRTARLGRQGSAVVFLLPKEEAYVEFLRLKDVYLEEGECAFDAPDIIDEIRAAAKKDRDVMEKGLRAFVSYIRAYKEHNCSYILRWKELEIGKLGMGYGLLQLPSVPEVKHHSLSTKGFTSVTDINLDDIKYKDKSREKQRKKNLQVKRDAMAQQEEQKAQRRKKEANSATAMRKKTAKQRRAIQLVEDEDEITREYRLLKKLKKGAINENEFAKLTGTEDLLSDT